ccgatagagaaccatggcctcagacttggaagtgctgactctcatctcatataaatatatatataaagtagtAATAGTGTACATGTTACACATGGCATCAAAACATGTTGCACATGCCATCATGTAAtatggttatatatatatatatatatatatatatatatatatatatatatatatatatatatataaagtagtAATAGTGTACACATGGCATCAAAAAATGGAAATCaacttataaaacaaacaaaagcaaaaGTGACATCTGTTTCCTGTGTTGCTAGACTCTAAATTCAACGAGATCTAGATGAGGTGGCGTGAGTTACCCTGCTCTTACAGCCACAAATCTTGAAAGTATAAAAAAAGCTTTACTTTTTTACATGAATGGTATACAATGGTCGTTATACATTTAAAACATTAAATCATGACTTTAGGTACCAGGCACCTAGCCGGTGCTAAATTTTCCAGTTTGAGAATATTTTGGGGATATTTCGCTCTTACACCATCACTGTGAGCTGTCGTGAACCCTGATTGGTAAAGAGATTTCTGACTCTCCTGCTTCATGTGCAACGCAGTGTTGAGGTGTGATAATGAGTTGCAGAAGCCTGTTTCCACATGTTGATCAAGGGAGGGCATTATCGTAGCTTCCTTTTGCACCAGCTAGAAAGACATTTCAAGAGAGGAGGCTGCCTGTCTTTGAAACGCGCCAAGATCAGATGTGAGAAACTGTATGACTTAGTAGTCACCTGCAAAGACCGCTACAGTAGCAATCTGTCCTCTATCACTCCATCAGCTTTCCTTCCTATGCCATGTGGTGGCTGTTGTTTCCACGACCTCTGACCTGCAGTTTATCCGAGGTTCACAGGTAGAAACCATGGCAACAGAGGTTTGACAGGCGCCTCCCTTCCACTTCTCACTTCCTGGGGAAATTTCACTTCAATAGTTCCTTCCTGTCAAGGTTTGGTTCTCCGGATCGTTACTGCACGGCAATGCCACTGGCCTTTATTCAACTTTCATCATAGCCTTAAGTTatgccctgattttttttttcttttctttttttgtgagaGCTCTACGCACGTATTAGAAGCCGCTGTAGAgctgagtcaaattcctcatgtgtatAGGCAaagttggccaataaagttgatcctGATTCTGGCGCTCGGGAATAGGGACACATATATTATCCAGTGTGCACACAGGCATAAAGTAAAGGGCCCTTTTCCCCTCCGTCATCCTTTCTAAATGTTAATCTAAGCAATGGTTGAACTGCAGGTCAAACCACTTCTGTGCACTCCTACCACAATATAAACCAGTGTTGTATATTTGGTTACATGTTTGatgaagtatgtgtgtgtgtgtgtgtggtggggggtggaGAGGTATGGGGTTATGTCCTTTTTGTGGGATGCCATTTGAACTCTGATAAACCTCAGTTTATATCAGAGTCCATTACAGAGTCTATTACTCTGGTTATTACGTACACAAAAGTATgtgcgtatacacacacacacacacacacacacacacacacacacacacacacacacacacacacacacacacacacacatacttcacACACGCAAATAGGCACACAAACAGAGATTTCGTAAGGTATTCCAACTCAAACGCTCTTTAAACTCCCATGTGGGATATTTTTCCCCTTCTACAGTCATCTCCCGACCCCGCGCTCCTCATCCTTGCTGCAGttgttttcttttctctgtccttcATCGCTTCGCTCCTCCCAACTGTCTATATGTGAAGTGAGGGGGCGGTGAAGGGTGACAGGGGGCAGATGTTTCTTCCCCGGCTTTGAAGACGTTCGTAAAGATGGAGGGATGAAATGAGGTCTCGAACATGTCAAGCCCAAGTGGTCCGTGATGACAGGGTAAAGACTTGTTCTCCCACGGAGTTCGGACATTTTACAAGGGAGGTCACCGTCGCATACGGTCGATATCCAAGCTCTGTGCTGGCCAGGATCTCCTCACGTACCTCCTCACTTGTGCGGGTGGTGTTTTCAGTGCAATGTTTACAAAGCACGCTGATGTGAAAAACGACCCGCTTCTCTCATTTTCAAACTTGTACGTGACTCTTACACACTGGAAAACATCAGGTCTGCTGTGTACAGCAACAGAGCCTACAGGGTGCAAAGACAAATCAAATCGCTTCTCCTTGGGCTGGAGGCCATATTTGTAACTAGTGGGTATACATTGCCACCAAGTGGTTAAAGTATACCCATACACGTATATGACTTTTTTTGAGTGAATTTGAAATGTGGCTGCATTTCAATGGGACGTGTCAGCCCTGAACGTAGTCTCAACATTTCAGAGCAACTATGAAAACATCCACAGCTCCCACAATAAATTTGCCAGCAGTGCACCCCCTACCGTCTTCACTCCACCACAGGCGAGTAGTCCTGAACGATCACTTGTCCAACTGCTTCTGTCCACAGACAACGTCACACAGAaattaatgtctgtgaatgtcatCGGACCAATTGATCAGAGAGGCAGTCTGATCCCGACCAACCACTTCACTTTTTCTCGTCTGTGCTGGTAGCACAAAATGTCCTTCTGCCTTAGAACATTTCTGTGAATTTTTCAAATATGAGAAAGGGGTAGACCTAAGAAGTGATGTTCTTTATAGAAATTGCAACTGtaaacccccctcccctttttttctcctcagttgtatccggccaattaccccactcttccgagccgtcccgatctctgctccaccccatctgctgatccggggagggctgcagactgccacatccctcctcctccgatgcacgtggagtcgccagccgcttctttcctcctgacagtgaggagtttcgccagggggacgtagcgcgtggtaggatcactctattcttcccagtccccccccccgaacaggcaccctgaccaaccagaggaggcgctagtgcagcgaccaggacacatacccacatccggcttccctcccgcagacacggccaattctgtctgtagagacgcccgaccaagccggaggtaacacggggattcgaaccggcgatccccgtgttggtaagcaacagaatagaccgccacgccacccggatgccccacaacTGTAACTTGCTTGTCCTGTAAGTTTACCCAAACATCAGTCCTGTGTTATTTTACTGTCACGGCAGCAGTTTAGCAGAATGAgcataggttgttttttttttcttggaatattttaatactgacatgatagcatcaataTTTCATGAAACTGAGGAATTAAAATGAGGTCGAGGTTTTAGCTGTCCTCTGCATTCATTTTTAAAAATGCAGTATCGTAGACTTGGCAGTGAATGCAAAGGAAGGAAGACTTGGAAGCTAGCAGTCACTACTAATAAGCGCAATAATGTCCACATCCTGCGGGGTTTCCAGCCTCCACAGATGTGCCAGTGTTTCCACACTCTAGATTAACACATTCCAAATGGAAATATGTACTAGGCAAAGCAGCAAGCTGTGATTTTCTATGAAAATACATAATTAGCCATATGGAACTATAGTGCTACAGCATAGTGGAAGTGAATACACGCAAACAATTACATTTAAGTGGGTAGCTTTCTTGTCATAAAATGTTATCTTctcagttatattctaaattaacatCTCGGTCATCTCGATGGATGTAACCCAATCTTGCTGGAAGTACCAGTTTGTTGCCAGGTCACTGAGAGACACGTCATAAGGGGTACGGTAAGTACCTTGTCTTAGGCTgtagaggaaaaaaagagagtgtgtggggcgggggggggcagaggtCAGTTACTATGTAGGAAATTGGTTTGCAGAGCAAATGCCCGTATAGACCCAACCATCAACTCACCTTTTACTGTGACCTTAGCCGTTGCCTCACTTGAGCCAAAGACGTTGGTGGCCACGCACTTGTACGTTCCACCATCGGACACCTTGACCTGAGCTATCAGCAGCTGGCCATCATTTGTAGTCTCTACCCCAGTGGGCAGGGATGCCCTGCCCATTTTGCTCCAGAGGAATGTGATCGGATGAGAGCCATGGGCAAGGCACTGCAGGCGTAGGGCGTCTCCGCGTCTCAGCCTTACCTGATCGGGCAGGCATGTGGTGTATGGAGGGGCTAAGGGAGGAGACGAGTGCAAGCACAATTTCAGTCACTTTGGCTTATGAATTGTAATCTGAATCAGGGATTCATGAATACGTGCTTTTGCCGTCTCTACTCACTCTCCACCTCCATCTGCGTGTAAGCCTCGCTGTAGCCGTGCTTGTTGGTTGCATTGCAGATATACTGTCCAGAGTCCTGACGTCCCACACTGGTCAGTGTCAGAACTCCACTTTCAACGGCGTGTTTCCATGGCAACGGTGCTCGAAGCTTGGTCCAGGTTATAACAGGAGGGGGAGAACCTGAGAGGTGATAGGGTgtgagaggaaggggggggggacctgtgAAGAGACTTGGTGGTAGGAACAAACACATACGCACATTTGTAGACTTACCGCTGGCGTGACACTCCATTTTGATTGTCTGTCCTTCCACTGCTGTGATTTTCCCAGTGCTCACCGAGGCCACTGGTGCACCctgccctccctcaacagttatctCAACTTTGACCTCTGTCACACCTTCGTTGTTCTCAGCCTGGCACACGTACACACCAGAGTCCTCTGGACGCATTGCATCCCactgagaggagagggagagagaatggctgctgacagatgatgactgatgaggatgatgatgaggatggtgaAGCTAATGCTGatgagatgttgtgtgtgtgtgtgtgtgtgtgtgtgtgtgtgtgtttgcttgcatcTTTAATTCACCTGTATAGTGTTTGCATCATCTGTTGCTGAAGTAAAAAGCTGGAGAGTGGAACCCTGACGTTTCCATGTCAGTTTGGGGCGCGGCCTGCCTGTGGCGCGGCACTCCACTGATACAGGTTCACCCACCCTGACATGCAGGGGCCCTTGGGGAGTAACTTGCGCCTTAGGAGATTCTGAGAAGAAACAAACCAAGACAAAACATCAGACACATAAAGTCACCCCCCATAAACACGTGGAGGAGGAAGGGTGTAATGGCGAACAAACAGGCGCAAAGTTAACATGCACATACAtaaacacgcatgcacacaattACAGAAACAGAGTGTACGGGACAAGCTCACGTCGGATATTCAGCATGGCTGTGCCGGTGCTGCGGCCTGCGGAGTTGGTTGCCACACAGCGGTACTGGCCCTGGTTACTGGGTCGGGTATTAGCAATCGTCAGAACCGAGCCATCGGGACCAATCTTTACATTGTCTAAAGAGATATCCAGAATGCAGCTTTCAGTATTCACTGATACTAGACAGAAGATGGCAGTGGAGAA
This genomic stretch from Lampris incognitus isolate fLamInc1 chromosome 5, fLamInc1.hap2, whole genome shotgun sequence harbors:
- the LOC130113354 gene encoding basement membrane-specific heparan sulfate proteoglycan core protein-like, whose translation is MDISTVALILCSLLFTVDAQAPVLSIEPRSAAVRQGEYVSFRCKVLSGAQPVQLEWRRSNNQALPDNVKIGPDGSVLTIANTRPSNQGQYRCVATNSAGRSTGTAMLNIRQSPKAQVTPQGPLHVRVGEPVSVECRATGRPRPKLTWKRQGSTLQLFTSATDDANTIQWDAMRPEDSGVYVCQAENNEGVTEVKVEITVEGGQGAPVASVSTGKITAVEGQTIKMECHASGSPPPVITWTKLRAPLPWKHAVESGVLTLTSVGRQDSGQYICNATNKHGYSEAYTQMEVETPPYTTCLPDQVRLRRGDALRLQCLAHGSHPITFLWSKMGRASLPTGVETTNDGQLLIAQVKVSDGGTYKCVATNVFGSSEATAKVTVKA